In Equus przewalskii isolate Varuska chromosome 6, EquPr2, whole genome shotgun sequence, one DNA window encodes the following:
- the LOC103565912 gene encoding E3 ubiquitin-protein ligase TRIM22-like: MDFSAQVNLQKEVTCPMCLELLTEPLSLDCGHSFCQACITAKIKESVIHLGGECSCPVCQRRYQPGNLRPNPHLATIVERVREVNTSPHKWQKRDLCEHHGEKLHLFCKNDAKAICRLCVPSLEHQGHQIFFMEKAVMEIQDKLQGALKKLKKEQQEAEELEADVREERATWKNHMQTERQRILKGFNEMRGILDSLEQKELRKLEEDEVTVLENLVAAKDQLVQQSQYIKELIAELERQTCVSSIDTLQDVNNLIRRSETWTLKKPKMVSKKLKRAFRVPDLSGMLKVFKDLTEIQCYWVDVMLNPINAISSIIVSADQRQVRVVHPFMFGNIFPCDLSAFDILGCQSFSSGKYYWEVDVSGKTAWILGVCSNKRKFNRQKSSGFAFESNLNHPNVYSRYTPQHGYWVVGLQNESEYNAFEDSSTSDPKVLTISMAVPPHRVGVFLDCEGGTVSFFNVTNHGSLIYKFSKCRFSDPSYPYFNPWNCPAPMTLCPPSS; the protein is encoded by the exons ATGGATTTTTCAGCACAGGTAAATCTTCAGAAGGAGGTGACCTGCCCAATGTGCCTGGAGCTCCTGACAGAACCCCTGAGCCTGGATTGTGGCCACAGCTTCTGCCAAGCCTGCATCACTGCAAAGATCAAGGAGTCAGTGATCCACCTAGGGGGAGAGTGCAGCTGTCCTGTGTGCCAGAGAAGATACCAGCCTGGGAACCTCCGGCCTAATCCGCACCTGGCCACCATAGTGGAGAGAGTCAGGGAGGTCAACACGAGCCCACACAAGTGGCAGAAGAGAGATCTCTGTGAGCACCATGGAGAAAAGCTCCATTTGTTCTGTAAGAATGATGCGAAGGCCATTTGCAGGCTTTGTGTGCCGTCTCTGGAGCACCAGGGTCACCAAATATTCTTCATGGAGAAAGCGGTCATGGAAATCCAG GACAAGCTCCAGGGAGCACTAAAGAAGCTGAagaaggagcagcaggaagctgaggagttggaAGCTGAtgtcagagaagagagagctacctggaag AATCATATGCAGACTGAGAGACAGAGGATTCTGAAAGGGTTTAATGAAATGAGAGGCATCCTGGACAGTTTGGAGCAGAAGGAGCTGCGAAAGCTGGAGGAAGATGAGGTGACTGTGCTGGAGAACTTGGTAGCAGCTAAAGACCAGCTGGTCCAACAGAGTCAGTACATTAAAGAGCTCATCGCAGAGCTGGAGCGTCAGACGTGTGTATCATCAATAGACACACTCCAG gaTGTGAACAACCTCATAAGAAG GAGTGAGACCTGGACCTTGAAAAAGCCAAAAATGGTTTCCAAGAAACTGAAGCGTGCATTCAGAGTTCCAGATCTAAGTGGTATGCTGAAAGTGTTTAAAG ATCTGACAGAGATCCAATGCTACTGGG TTGATGTGATGCTGAATCCAATCAACGCTATTTCAAGTATCATTGTATCTGCGGATCAGAGACAAGTGAGAGTTGTGCACCCTTTTATGTTTGGGAATATATTTCCATGTGATTTGTCTGCTTTTGATATCTTGGGCTGTCAAAGTTTCTCTTCAGGGAAATATTATTGGGAAGTAGATGTGTCTGGGAAGACTGCTTGGATCCTGGGGGTATGCAGTAACAAACGGAAATTCAATAGACAAAAGAGTTCTGGGTTTGCTTTTGAATCAAATCTAAATCATCCAAATGTTTATTCCAGATACACACCTCAACATGGCTACTGGGTTGTAGGGTTACAGAATGAATCAGAGTATAATGCCTTTGAGGACTCTTCCACCTCTGATCCAAAGGTGTTGACTATTTCCATGGCTGTTCCTCCCCATCGTGTTGGGGTTTTCCTAGACTGTGAAGGAGGCACTGTCTCATTTTTCAATGTCACAAACCATGGGTCACTCATCTACAAGTTCTCTAAGTGTCGCTTTTCTGATCCTTCTTATCCATATTTCAATCCTTGGAACTGTCCAGCTCCCATGACACTGTGTCCACCAAGCTCCTGA